The Bernardetia litoralis DSM 6794 genome includes a window with the following:
- the atpH gene encoding ATP synthase F1 subunit delta produces the protein MSDIRVASRYAKSVFDLANEHSILEEVHNDMVNIKETIKGSRDLEVSLKSPIINPSKKLSILNALFGNSNDLTKKFFTLVVKKRREADLFETAKQFHVLYNSKKGIEMAEIITPFELTDDLRTSFKEKIRQISGQQGVELTEKIDKTLLGGFILNIEGKQIDESVRTRLQKIEQSFAQ, from the coding sequence ATGTCAGATATTCGTGTTGCTTCTCGTTATGCCAAGTCAGTTTTTGATTTAGCCAATGAACACTCTATTTTGGAAGAGGTGCATAATGATATGGTCAATATCAAAGAAACTATTAAAGGAAGTAGAGATTTAGAGGTTTCTTTAAAAAGTCCTATTATCAATCCTTCTAAAAAATTGTCAATCTTGAATGCCCTTTTTGGAAATAGCAATGATTTGACAAAAAAGTTTTTTACGCTTGTTGTAAAAAAAAGGCGTGAAGCAGACCTTTTTGAAACAGCAAAACAATTTCATGTTCTTTATAATTCCAAAAAAGGAATTGAAATGGCAGAAATAATTACACCTTTTGAACTTACAGATGATTTGCGTACTTCTTTTAAAGAAAAAATACGTCAAATATCTGGGCAGCAAGGTGTAGAGCTTACAGAAAAAATAGACAAAACTCTCTTAGGAGGTTTTATATTAAATATTGAAGGAAAGCAAATTGATGAGTCTGTCAGAACTCGCCTTCAAAAAATAGAACAGTCTTTCGCTCAATAA
- the atpF gene encoding F0F1 ATP synthase subunit B: protein MLLLELNPLITPNAGLILWTGLIFILLVVVLGKFVWPAITNALETRERSIEEALKAAEAARMAKTDLENEIEKIRQEGRIEREQMMKETRLVASKMEEDARENATKEYNRILEDAKREIDSQKQNAMADVKNQVAKLSLQIAEKLVKKQLADDSTQKQLVENYLSDIKVN, encoded by the coding sequence ATGCTTCTCCTTGAACTAAATCCTCTTATTACGCCTAATGCTGGTCTTATTCTTTGGACAGGATTAATATTTATTTTACTTGTTGTTGTATTAGGTAAATTTGTTTGGCCTGCAATTACAAATGCCTTAGAAACTCGTGAGCGTTCTATTGAAGAAGCTCTCAAAGCTGCTGAAGCTGCTCGTATGGCAAAGACAGATTTGGAAAATGAAATTGAAAAAATTCGTCAAGAAGGACGTATTGAGCGTGAGCAAATGATGAAAGAAACTCGTCTTGTGGCTTCTAAAATGGAAGAAGACGCTCGTGAAAATGCTACAAAAGAATATAATCGTATTTTGGAAGATGCAAAACGTGAAATTGACTCACAAAAGCAAAATGCTATGGCTGATGTTAAAAATCAAGTTGCAAAACTTTCATTACAAATTGCTGAAAAATTAGTAAAAAAACAATTAGCTGATGATTCAACACAAAAACAACTTGTAGAAAATTATTTGAGTGATATTAAAGTAAATTAA
- the atpE gene encoding ATP synthase F0 subunit C — translation MFAIIAMLLQAVASYSALGGGLAAGLAVLGAGLGIGQVGSRAMDAMARQPEKLAQIQTAMIIASALIEGAALFAIVVAFLIGSN, via the coding sequence ATGTTCGCAATTATTGCAATGTTATTACAAGCTGTAGCTTCTTACTCAGCTCTTGGTGGTGGTTTAGCTGCTGGTTTAGCTGTTTTGGGTGCTGGTCTTGGTATTGGTCAAGTAGGTAGTCGTGCTATGGATGCTATGGCTCGTCAGCCTGAGAAATTAGCTCAAATCCAAACTGCAATGATTATCGCATCAGCTCTTATTGAGGGTGCTGCTCTTTTTGCTATTGTTGTTGCTTTCCTTATCGGAAGTAACTAA